CCAAGGATTTTCACGAGGAGAACGTTCGTAAACTGGACAAACTGCATATGTACGATTGCCTAAGAGCGAATAAATCGCTGGCTTCATGGGGCATTGAAGGACGTGTGCCATTTCTAGACAAGGAATTTATGGATGTGGCTATGCGCATCAATCCGCAGGACAAAATGATTAATGGCGAGCGTATGGAAAAATGGGTATTGCGGAAGGCTTTTGAAGACATGTTGCCAGAGAGCGTGGCCTGGCGTCAAAAGGAGCAGTTTAGTGATGGTGTAGGTTATAGCTGGATTGACACGTTGAAAGAAATGGTGAATGAAGAGGTGAGTGACGAACAATTGAAAAACGCACATTATAAGTTTCCTATTCAGCCGCCAAGCAGCAAGGAAGAGTTTTACTACCGTTCTATTTTTGCAGAACATTTTCCCAGCGATACTGCGGCATTAAGTGTGCCATCAGTGCCTTCGGTGGCTTGTAGCAGCCCGATAGCGTTGGAATGGGACGAAAGTTTTAAGAATATGAACGATCCCAGTGGAAGAGCTGTTGCCAAGGTGCATGCCGATGCCTATAAGAAGTAGGAAGTATTGTCGATTTGGGATTTGGGATTTGGGATTTTAGATTTGTGAATAACGAGTTTTGAGCAAAATTAAATGTTGCCCCATTTTCTTCTCTTTTACTTTTACGCACCAAGACCTTGTTAATATATACTAAAAAGCTCCTAAAAGCTCGTTAAACATACCAAATCTGTACTGCGATAGTCGATATAGTTTGTATCTTCCTATTATGGAAAAGATATTAGTAGCCGGTGCAACAGGCGCCACAGGAAAAAAAATTGTTTCTCTTTTAAAGGATTCTGAAAAGTTTCAACCCGTGGCTATGGTGCGAAACGAAAAGCAGCAACACGAATTTCAACAGCAGAACATTGAAACTGTTCTTGGTGATTTAACAAACGATGTTTCGCGTACCACCGAAGGAATAGACCGGGTGATTTTCGCAGCCGGATCCGGAGGAAAGGACGTTATGAACGTCGATCAGGATGGGGCGATAAAGCTCATTGATGCCTCCAAGAAGCATCGTGTAAAGAAATTCGTGATGCTTAGTTCGATGGGCGCCGATAAACCGGAACAAGCAACCGAACTGGAAGACTATTTAAAAGCAAAACACAACGCCGACCAGTATCTGGATATTAGCGGTCTTACTTTTACAATCGTTCGCCCGGGAACATTGACTAACAATGAAGGTCTAGGGAAGATTAAACTGGCCCACAAGCTGAATGAAGCCGGTGAAATACCACGCTGGGATGTAGCAAGAACCTTGGTGAAAAGTCTGGACACAGAAGTCGCCAAAAACCAAGCATTTGAAATAGTAACAGGAGAGACCAAAATTGAAGATGCCGTAACGTCGTTTCAAGTATTGTCTTAAGGAATATAGCCTGAGAACTAAAAGAGCTTTTACTCCTCACCTTTCGGTGTGACAAAAGGACGATTTTGGATTGAAGATTTACGATTGACCATTTACGATTTACTATGATGATTTTAGGAGTCTAGTTAGTCTATTTTCTTTTTTCTAACTTCTGTTGTCTATTCACCACTCACTCTACACCACTCACTCTTCACTGCTCACCCTTCACCCTTCACCCTTCACCATCCTACGGCAACCACTTCTTATCGAAATTAGGCTTGCGTTTTTCTAAGAAAGCATCTCTCCCCTCCTTTGCCTCATCAGTCATATAGGCAAGTCTTGTGGCTTCACCGGCAAAGACCTGCTGTCCCACCATGCCGTCATCCGTTAGGTTCATAGCAAATTTCAGCATTTTTATAGAGGTGGGCGATTTTGCTAATATTTCCTGCGCCCAATCAAAGGCAGTTTGCTCCAATTGATCATGTGGTACAACCGCGTTTACCATTCCCATCTCAAAAGCTTCTTGCGCGCTGTAATTTCTTCCGAGGAAAAAGATCTCGCGAGCCCGCTTCTGTCCTACCATTTTCGCCAGATACGCACTTCCGTAGCCACCGTCGAAACTGGTGACATCGGCATCGGTTTGTTTAAAGATTGCATGTTCTTTACTCGCCAAAGTCAAATCGCACACCACGTGTAAACTGTGTCCGCCTCCTACCGCCCATCCGGGAACCACGCATATTACAGCTTTGGGCATAAAGCGAATCATTCGCTGTAGATCCAGAATATTTAATCGATGGTACCCATCGTCTCCCACATAGCCCTGGTGTCCCCTTGCCTTCTGGTCGCCTCCACTGCAAAAACTATACACCCCATCCTTACCAGAAGGGCCTTCGGCAGATAACAACACTACGCCAATACTTGTGTCTTCCTGGGCATCGTGAAAGGCATCCAGTAATTCGGAAGTTGTTTTTGGACGAAAAGCATTGCGAACATCGGGTCTGTTAAAAGCAACCCGAGCCACCCCGTCACATTTTTTATAGGTGATATCTGAATATTCTTTGACCGTTTTCCAGTTGGGTGTGCTCATAATTATTAAATTTACCCCAAAGATAAAATACTATTTTCACAATGTCCCATCGAACGCAGTCGAAATGCTTTATACGTTAAAAAATAAAGCCGTGCTTTAAAGCTACGTTAAAAAGGACTTATTAATTCAATAACAACAATGCGTACATTACTTACTTTCTTTGGAATTCTATTCATTTCATTTCACCTTTCTGCACAAGAACCCTATCAATTTACAACAGTAACAGATCTGGAAGCGACTCCGGTTATTAGTCAGGGGCGCACAGGAACTTGTTGGAGCTTTTCTACTTCTTCATTTTTGGAATCTGAAATTATTCGCCTTACCGGAAAGCAAATAGACCTTTCAGAAATGTACACGGTGAGGAATACCTATCCTAAAAAAGCCGATAATTTTGTAATGCGACAAGGAAAGGCCCAATTTAGTGAGGGCGGATTGGCGCATGATGTGATCAATTCGATTAGAGAATATGGTCTTGTAACCAATGAAGCCTATAGCGGGTTGTTTCCTTCGGAAGATACGCATAATCATGCTGAACTGGTTGCGGTATTGGAAGCCATGTTAAAGACCTACGTTGATAATCCCGGAAAAAAACTCAGCAAGCATTGGAAAAAGTCGGTTGAAGCCGTTTTAGATGTGTATTTGGGTAAAAATCCCGCGACTTTTACGTTTGAAGGCAAGCAATACACACCACAGTCGTTTTTACAAATGACGAAGATTGTTCCTGATGATTATGTGACCATCACCTCTTTTTCACACGCGCCTTACTACGAGCAATTTATTTTGAATATTCCCGATAACTGGAGCTACGGCAATATGTATAATGTTCCGCTAGAGGAACTAATTTCGACGGTAGATAATGCGCTTCAGAATGGGTTTACAGTCGAATTGGATTGTGATGTAAGTGAGCGTACATTCTCTTCCAAAGACGGTGTGGCTGTAATTCCGAAGGATTCAGAAAATAATATAAAAGCATTGCAAGGCGTATATCAAGAAATGAATATCACCCAGGAGTTTCGTCAGGATGAATTTGAAAACTTTACCACCACCGATGATCATTTGATGCATATTACAGGACTGTTACGCGACCAGAATGGCACAAAGTACTACAAGGTTAAAAACAGTTGGGGCACCGACGAAACCCGTAACGCGAATGGTGGGTATGTCTATTTTAGTGAGGCTTATATGAAACTCAAGACCATTAGCGTTATGGTCCATAAGGATGCTGTTCCAAAGGCCACTGCAAAAAAGTTAAACTTTTAAGAATTAAAATAGGTTGTGGAATCATTATTGATAGCTTTGTTTGTATGAAAAAAAGTGTGCTGCTTTTACTTTTCTTACCGGTATTCGCCATGGCGCAATACGATTTTGACACACGTTATTTTACCATTACAGCCGAGTCCCTCCCCGAAATAGAAGATTTGACCGCTCCTTCGTTTTCCTTAG
This genomic stretch from Ulvibacter sp. MAR_2010_11 harbors:
- a CDS encoding SDR family oxidoreductase, whose amino-acid sequence is MEKILVAGATGATGKKIVSLLKDSEKFQPVAMVRNEKQQHEFQQQNIETVLGDLTNDVSRTTEGIDRVIFAAGSGGKDVMNVDQDGAIKLIDASKKHRVKKFVMLSSMGADKPEQATELEDYLKAKHNADQYLDISGLTFTIVRPGTLTNNEGLGKIKLAHKLNEAGEIPRWDVARTLVKSLDTEVAKNQAFEIVTGETKIEDAVTSFQVLS
- a CDS encoding 1,4-dihydroxy-2-naphthoyl-CoA synthase, producing MSTPNWKTVKEYSDITYKKCDGVARVAFNRPDVRNAFRPKTTSELLDAFHDAQEDTSIGVVLLSAEGPSGKDGVYSFCSGGDQKARGHQGYVGDDGYHRLNILDLQRMIRFMPKAVICVVPGWAVGGGHSLHVVCDLTLASKEHAIFKQTDADVTSFDGGYGSAYLAKMVGQKRAREIFFLGRNYSAQEAFEMGMVNAVVPHDQLEQTAFDWAQEILAKSPTSIKMLKFAMNLTDDGMVGQQVFAGEATRLAYMTDEAKEGRDAFLEKRKPNFDKKWLP
- a CDS encoding aminopeptidase C; the protein is MRTLLTFFGILFISFHLSAQEPYQFTTVTDLEATPVISQGRTGTCWSFSTSSFLESEIIRLTGKQIDLSEMYTVRNTYPKKADNFVMRQGKAQFSEGGLAHDVINSIREYGLVTNEAYSGLFPSEDTHNHAELVAVLEAMLKTYVDNPGKKLSKHWKKSVEAVLDVYLGKNPATFTFEGKQYTPQSFLQMTKIVPDDYVTITSFSHAPYYEQFILNIPDNWSYGNMYNVPLEELISTVDNALQNGFTVELDCDVSERTFSSKDGVAVIPKDSENNIKALQGVYQEMNITQEFRQDEFENFTTTDDHLMHITGLLRDQNGTKYYKVKNSWGTDETRNANGGYVYFSEAYMKLKTISVMVHKDAVPKATAKKLNF